A stretch of Henckelia pumila isolate YLH828 chromosome 4, ASM3356847v2, whole genome shotgun sequence DNA encodes these proteins:
- the LOC140865652 gene encoding L-type lectin-domain containing receptor kinase IX.1-like, whose product MKSTVTSTCFVFGLLLKVYSALIMHSFTIEVLLSIFFLLIYNIPATLSVSLSFDFANFGSYENNRFINTTGDAYITPQGIQLTPNEVNVSRSSRVGRATYIDPLHLWDKNSRNLSDFSTHFSFVIDSSGGTNFADGITFFFAPVYSSVKSDAFGGSMGLDTDNAYSNSSAGTFFAVEFDTYKNTFDPLSPHVGININSMVSVATADWQNDISQGRENEAWISYSGSSKILSVNFTNFLNDTMALGSLSHVIDLRDYMPEKVVFGFSGATGDLLERNTVKSWDFYSSLTLDITSIVPAPSPIPINIVHGKRKRKHGVGVLALGLGAGSPVLILVLGFASSFLNKKRRNEESIDRNKYAIGDASMDDKFGRGTGANKFSYMELANGTNDFAEEFKLGEGGFGGVYKGFLKETDSHVAVKRVSQQGLKECASEVKIISKLSHINLVQLIGWCDERDDQLLLVYEFLPNGSLDSHLFERNSLLTGEVRYKIAQGLASALLYLHEGWEQCVVHGDIKSSNIMLDSEFNAKLGDFGMARLVAGTRGYMAPEYLTSGRASKESDIYSFGVVLLEIASGRKAIDARFQENDQLVLVDWVWKLYGAGKILEAVDENLIRTEQNREEMERLVVVGLWCVHGDCLQRPAIRQAMNVMNSEARLPDLLAPMPLYRSPSMPLVIYNISGGSDSLDLSHRSKSSNFTTSSSSGSDPCVPLL is encoded by the coding sequence ATGAAATCAACAGTAACAAGCACTTGTTTTGTTTTTGGCCTTCTTCTCAAAGTGTACTCAGCATTAATCATGCACAGTTTCACCATTGAAGTACTTTTGTCCATCTTCTTCCTCTTGATCTACAATATCCCTGCAACTCTTTCTGTTTCGTTATCGTTCGACTTCGCCAACTTCGGGTCTTACGAGAACAATCGCTTCATCAACACCACAGGAGATGCTTACATAACACCTCAAGGGATTCAACTCACTCCCAATGAAGTCAATGTTTCACGAAGTTCAAGAGTGGGTCGCGCCACATATATCGACCCTCTGCATCTGTGGGACAAGAATTCCAGGAATTTGAGTGATTTTTCCACTCATTTTTCTTTTGTGATTGATTCCAGCGGGGGAACCAATTTTGCGGATGGGATCACCTTTTTCTTTGCTCCCGTATATTCATCCGTAAAGTCCGATGCTTTTGGTGGAAGCATGGGCCTTGATACAGATAATGCTTATTCAAATTCATCTGCGGGGACATTTTTTGCAGTTGAATTCGATACTTACAAGAATACTTTCGATCCATTGAGCCCACATGTTGGGATCAATATAAATTCCATGGTATCTGTTGCGACCGCTGATTGGCAGAATGATATTAGTCAGGGGAGGGAGAATGAAGCTTGGATTAGCTACAGTGGCAGTTCAAAGATTCTCAGTGttaattttacaaattttttgaaTGACACAATGGCACTTGGTAGCCTCAGCCACGTGATTGATCTCAGAGATTACATGCCTGAAAAAGTTGTGTTTGGCTTTTCTGGTGCGACAGGAGATTTATTAGAGAGAAATACTGTCAAGTCATGGGATTTTTATTCAAGTTTAACGCTTGATATTACTTCTATCGTGCCAGCTCCGAGCCCAATACCGATCAACATCGTACATGGGAAGCGAAAGAGGAAGCATGGAGTCGGGGTACTAGCTCTTGGATTAGGCGCTGGATCGCCGGTTCTAATTCTTGTTTTGGGATTTGCTAGCAGTTTCTTGAACAAGAAGAGGCGTAACGAGGAATCAATAGATAGAAATAAATATGCTATCGGCGACGCATCTATGGATGACAAATTCGGAAGGGGGACTGGGGCTAACAAGTTTTCGTACATGGAATTGGCCAATGGCACCAATGATTTTGCTGAGGAATTCAAGCTCGGAGAAGGAGGATTTGGTGGAGTTTACAAAGGTTTCTTGAAAGAAACCGATTCGCATGTTGCTGTGAAAAGGGTATCACAACAAGGGCTCAAAGAGTGCGCATCAGAAGTGAAGATTATCAGCAAATTAAGTCACATTAACCTGGTCCAACTCATCGGTTGGTGCGACGAAAGAGACGATCAACTCCTCCTTGTTTACGAGTTCTTGCCAAACGGCAGCTTAGATTCACATCTCTTTGAACGTAATTCGTTGTTGACAGGGGAAGTCAGATACAAAATTGCTCAAGGATTAGCCTCAGCTTTGTTGTATCTACATGAAGGATGGGAACAATGTGTAGTCCATGGGGATATCAAGTCAAGCAACATCATGCTGGATTCGGAATTCAATGCCAAACTCGGTGATTTCGGTATGGCTCGACTGGTAGCAGGGACGAGAGGATATATGGCACCTGAATACTTGACCTCCGGCAGGGCCAGCAAAGAATCTGATATATACAGTTTCGGAGTCGTTTTACTAGAGATTGCTAGTGGGAGAAAAGCCATTGATGCTAGATTTCAAGAGAATGATCAACTTGTATTAGTGGATTGGGTGTGGAAACTTTACGGTGCCGGAAAAATACTCGAGGCCGTGGATGAAAATCTGATCAGAACAGAGCAAAATCGTGAAGAAATGGAGAGATTGGTGGTTGTGGGACTATGGTGTGTTCATGGGGATTGTCTGCAGCGTCCCGCGATACGACAGGCGATGAATGTGATGAATTCAGAGGCTCGGTTGCCCGATCTTCTAGCACCAATGCCTTTATATCGCAGTCCTTCGATGCCACTAGTGATATACAATATTAGTGGTGGGAGTGATTCTTTGGACTTGAGCCATCGCAGCAAGTCTTCAAATTTcactacttcttcttcttctggttcTGATCCATGTGTCCCGTTGCTTTAG
- the LOC140861209 gene encoding uncharacterized protein codes for MLIYVCFYPFIIAGSVLGFQKWFLKFILMDSVWFLKQFTLLYECLGLFLLFGFGLKFLCSDWFPWILIKFLRDLTVKSGGLKDGFCPRNVLDGNWVILKFFKDDPKVPLIYNDETEEKRDEKSDISTDSDPEFDAENDVETEDVSELRNLIKLERRRVRAARAELEQERAGSATAAAEAMAMILRLQSEKSSIELESNQYRRLALEKQIHDQRVIQSLRNLVWSHQSERWMLEHRLESNGFSNVDGRDGFDEFEGDLSSCFEEIEDVLENVLYSSRCHDFNLSHEIVVV; via the coding sequence ATGCTGATTTACGTTTGTTTTTACCCCTTCATAATCGCGGGCTCTGTTCTTGGATTCCAGAAGTGGTTTCTGAAGTTCATTTTGATGGATTCTGTCTGGTTTTTGAAGCAATTCACCCTACTTTACGAATGTTTGGGCCTGTTTTTGCTGTTTGGTTTCGGGTTGAAGTTCTTGTGTTCCGATTGGTTCCCCTGGATTTTGATTAAGTTTTTACGTGATTTGACCGTGAAATCCGGTGGATTAAAGGACGGATTTTGTCCAAGAAACGTTCTTGATGGGAATTGGGTGATTCTGAAATTCTTCAAGGATGATCCGAAAGTGCCGCTGATTTATAATGATGAAACCGAGGAGAAAAGGGACGAAAAATCTGACATTTCGACTGATTCTGATCCAGAATTCGATGCTGAAAATGATGTCGAAACGGAGGATGTTTCAGAACTAAGAAATTTGATAAagcttgagcgtcggagggtgCGCGCAGCTCGTGCAGAACTCGAACAAGAAAGGGCTGGTTCCGCCACAGCCGCCGCCGAGGCAATGGCGATGATTCTGCGCCTTCAGAGCGAGAAGAGCTCGATCGAGTTAGAGTCGAACCAGTACCGGAGATTAGCTTTAGAGAAGCAGATACACGATCAACGAGTGATTCAGTCACTGCGAAATCTTGTGTGGAGCCACCAATCCGAAAGGTGGATGCTCGAGCATCGGTTGGAATCAAACGGGTTTTCGAATGTCGATGGAAGGGATGGGTTTGATGAATTTGAGGGAGATTTAAGTAGTTGTTTCGAAGAAATTGAGGATGTTCTTGAAAATGTTCTGTATAGTTCCCGCTGCCATGATTTTAACTTGTCCCACGAGATTGTTGTTGTATAG